Proteins from a genomic interval of Phocoena phocoena chromosome 20, mPhoPho1.1, whole genome shotgun sequence:
- the HEATR3 gene encoding HEAT repeat-containing protein 3 isoform X2, whose product MVTKDIMTPLVALLKECSTGLDSNEMSPPEKKDQNRNSIENIANEAVNVLWNMCECSSRAVSIFNKEGCLEIVLKYLSRFSTNVDLAISVAYCLQTVTEDNPELLKSFSAPALHVLESAMLSPVNSMEYILLKTLVAGTIWNLKDIIPSKSQAEIINAILKILSEVLEMDAGETVLQMKEAETQRIKTAAETEDTLQNVNGDDLIEDDEMEEIPHRRKVRRKAFISDLLPPTDKELRETIALLTAQQTALEIIVNVCCSEDPTDDEWEELSSSDESDSFMENSLSECSGQLLSPLCLSHEVHTALTNYLIPKKIFEKTAFPNSTAVDVCSRNPSWKPLIRKMSIIQCRALVCLQSLVSLLDVDHLGGPAALQTLAQHLSQLLFSQPDFAKHVDFLEAISSALRALLQTVASKNIPQCMTPDQLLTLCRAGIHSSNVGVRVNVVSILGITGSVLAKEDGTLDTLKTIGCFLLEVATKDPSLVVAGEALDALFDVFADGKEAERASVQIKLLSALKEFQPVFKMKLRKEGRAKYSPDQLCVLDNVKMNLRRFVAYQETVEKKLTT is encoded by the exons ATGGTGACCAAGGATATCATGACTCCGCTGGTCGCACTGCTGAAAGAG TGTAGTACTGGACTGGATTCAAATGAGATGTCTCCACcggaaaaaaaagatcagaacagaaattcTATTGAAAACATAGCCAATGAGGCCGTAAACGTGCTGTGGAATATGTG TGAATGCAGTAGTAGAGCAGTATCTATATTCAACAAAGAAGGGTGTTTGGAGATTGTATTAAAGTATTTAAGTAGGTTTTCAACCAATGTTGACCTGGCTATTTCAGTAG CATATTGTTTGCAGACGGTGACCGAAGATAACCCAGAGCTACTGAAATCTTTCAGTGCCCCAGCATTGCATGTGTTGGAATCAGCAATGCTTTCTCCTGTCAATTCCATGGAATATATTCTATTAAAGACATTGGTGGCAG gcaCAATTTGGAATCTAAAGGACATTATTCCATCCAAGAGTCAGGCAGAAATCATAAATGCCATACTAAAGATCTTATctgaagttctggaaatggatgctGGTGAAACGGTTCTTCAAATGAAGGAGGCCGAAACTCAAAGGATAAAAACTGCTGCAGAGACTGAGGACACATTACAGAATGTTAATGGTGATGATTTGATTGAGgatgatgaaatggaagaaattcCTCATAGAAGGAAAGTCAGAAGGAAAGCTTTCATTTCAGATTTACTTCCA cccaccGACAAGGAGCTGAGAGAGACCATAGCGTTGCTGACAGCTCAGCAGACTGCTCTGGAAATCATTGTCAACGTGTGCTGCAGTGAAG ATCCCACTGACGATGAGTGGGAAGAGCTTTCCAGCAGTGATGAAAGCGACTCATTTATGGAGAATTCCCTCAGTGAATGCAGTGGGCAGCTGCTGtctcccctctgcctctcccatGAGGTTCACACCGCTCTCACCAACTACCTCATCCCAAAGAAG atttttgaGAAAACTGCCTTTCCAAACAGCACTGCAGTTGACGTGTGTTCTAGGAACCCCAGTTGGAAACCTTTGATTAGAAA AATGAGCATTATACAATGCAGAGCCCTCGTGTGTCTCCAGAGCCTTGTCTCCCTCCTGGATGTGGACCATCTGGGAGGACCTGCAGCCCTTCAGACACTTGCACAGCATCTGTCACAACTGCTTTTTTCTCAGCCAG ATTTCGCTAAGCATGTTGACTTTTTAGAAGCTATAAGTAGTGCCTTGAGGGCCCTTTTGCAAACGGTGGCCTCCAAGAACATTCCTCAg TGCATGACTCCCGACCAGCTGTTGACACTATGCAGAGCAGGCATCCATAGTAGTAATGTTGGGGTGAGGGTAAATGTGGTTAGTATTTTAGGAATCACTGGCAGCGTCCTAGCCAAAGAAGATGGCACACTTGACACTCTTAAG ACCATCGGGTGCTTTCTGCTTGAGGTTGCCACCAAAGATCCCTCCCTTGTAGTAGCAGGAGAGGCTTTGGATGCCCTCTTTGATGTTTTTGCAGATGGTAAAGAAGCTGAAAGGGCCTCAGTTCAAATTAAATTGTTATCTGCTCTGAAAGAATTCCAGCCAGTCTTCAAAATGAAG TTACGGAAAGAAGGGAGAGCTAAATACAGTCCAGATCAGCTGTGTGTTCTCGACAACGTGAAGATGAACTTGAGAAGGTTTGTCGCTTATCAAGAA
- the HEATR3 gene encoding HEAT repeat-containing protein 3 isoform X1 — translation MGKSRTKRFKRPQFSPTGDCQAEAAAANGTEPEEDDGPAAELLEKLQHPSAEVRECACAGLARLVQQRPALPGLARRDAVRRLGPLLLDPSLAVRETAAGALRNLSACGGFEVCDDMVTKDIMTPLVALLKECSTGLDSNEMSPPEKKDQNRNSIENIANEAVNVLWNMCECSSRAVSIFNKEGCLEIVLKYLSRFSTNVDLAISVAYCLQTVTEDNPELLKSFSAPALHVLESAMLSPVNSMEYILLKTLVAGTIWNLKDIIPSKSQAEIINAILKILSEVLEMDAGETVLQMKEAETQRIKTAAETEDTLQNVNGDDLIEDDEMEEIPHRRKVRRKAFISDLLPPTDKELRETIALLTAQQTALEIIVNVCCSEDPTDDEWEELSSSDESDSFMENSLSECSGQLLSPLCLSHEVHTALTNYLIPKKIFEKTAFPNSTAVDVCSRNPSWKPLIRKMSIIQCRALVCLQSLVSLLDVDHLGGPAALQTLAQHLSQLLFSQPDFAKHVDFLEAISSALRALLQTVASKNIPQCMTPDQLLTLCRAGIHSSNVGVRVNVVSILGITGSVLAKEDGTLDTLKTIGCFLLEVATKDPSLVVAGEALDALFDVFADGKEAERASVQIKLLSALKEFQPVFKMKLRKEGRAKYSPDQLCVLDNVKMNLRRFVAYQETVEKKLTT, via the exons ATGGGCAAGAGCCGGACGAAACGCTTCAAGCGACCTCAGTTCTCCCCTACGGGCGACTGTCAggccgaggcggcggcggcgaaCGGGACTGAGCCAGAGGAGGACGACGGGCCAGCGGCGGAGCTGCTTGAAAAA CTCCAGCACCCGAGCGCCGAGGTCCGCGAGTGCGCCTGCGCGGGGCTGGCCCGGCTGGTGCAGCAGCGGCCGGCGCTGCCGGGCCTGGCTCGGCGGGACGCCGTGCGACGCCTCGGGCCGCTGCTGCTCGACCCCAGCCTGGCGGTGAGGGAGACGGCGGCTGGCGCACTGAG AAATCTCAGTGCTTGTGGCGGTTTCGAAGTTTGTGATGACATGGTGACCAAGGATATCATGACTCCGCTGGTCGCACTGCTGAAAGAG TGTAGTACTGGACTGGATTCAAATGAGATGTCTCCACcggaaaaaaaagatcagaacagaaattcTATTGAAAACATAGCCAATGAGGCCGTAAACGTGCTGTGGAATATGTG TGAATGCAGTAGTAGAGCAGTATCTATATTCAACAAAGAAGGGTGTTTGGAGATTGTATTAAAGTATTTAAGTAGGTTTTCAACCAATGTTGACCTGGCTATTTCAGTAG CATATTGTTTGCAGACGGTGACCGAAGATAACCCAGAGCTACTGAAATCTTTCAGTGCCCCAGCATTGCATGTGTTGGAATCAGCAATGCTTTCTCCTGTCAATTCCATGGAATATATTCTATTAAAGACATTGGTGGCAG gcaCAATTTGGAATCTAAAGGACATTATTCCATCCAAGAGTCAGGCAGAAATCATAAATGCCATACTAAAGATCTTATctgaagttctggaaatggatgctGGTGAAACGGTTCTTCAAATGAAGGAGGCCGAAACTCAAAGGATAAAAACTGCTGCAGAGACTGAGGACACATTACAGAATGTTAATGGTGATGATTTGATTGAGgatgatgaaatggaagaaattcCTCATAGAAGGAAAGTCAGAAGGAAAGCTTTCATTTCAGATTTACTTCCA cccaccGACAAGGAGCTGAGAGAGACCATAGCGTTGCTGACAGCTCAGCAGACTGCTCTGGAAATCATTGTCAACGTGTGCTGCAGTGAAG ATCCCACTGACGATGAGTGGGAAGAGCTTTCCAGCAGTGATGAAAGCGACTCATTTATGGAGAATTCCCTCAGTGAATGCAGTGGGCAGCTGCTGtctcccctctgcctctcccatGAGGTTCACACCGCTCTCACCAACTACCTCATCCCAAAGAAG atttttgaGAAAACTGCCTTTCCAAACAGCACTGCAGTTGACGTGTGTTCTAGGAACCCCAGTTGGAAACCTTTGATTAGAAA AATGAGCATTATACAATGCAGAGCCCTCGTGTGTCTCCAGAGCCTTGTCTCCCTCCTGGATGTGGACCATCTGGGAGGACCTGCAGCCCTTCAGACACTTGCACAGCATCTGTCACAACTGCTTTTTTCTCAGCCAG ATTTCGCTAAGCATGTTGACTTTTTAGAAGCTATAAGTAGTGCCTTGAGGGCCCTTTTGCAAACGGTGGCCTCCAAGAACATTCCTCAg TGCATGACTCCCGACCAGCTGTTGACACTATGCAGAGCAGGCATCCATAGTAGTAATGTTGGGGTGAGGGTAAATGTGGTTAGTATTTTAGGAATCACTGGCAGCGTCCTAGCCAAAGAAGATGGCACACTTGACACTCTTAAG ACCATCGGGTGCTTTCTGCTTGAGGTTGCCACCAAAGATCCCTCCCTTGTAGTAGCAGGAGAGGCTTTGGATGCCCTCTTTGATGTTTTTGCAGATGGTAAAGAAGCTGAAAGGGCCTCAGTTCAAATTAAATTGTTATCTGCTCTGAAAGAATTCCAGCCAGTCTTCAAAATGAAG TTACGGAAAGAAGGGAGAGCTAAATACAGTCCAGATCAGCTGTGTGTTCTCGACAACGTGAAGATGAACTTGAGAAGGTTTGTCGCTTATCAAGAA